From a region of the Lepidochelys kempii isolate rLepKem1 chromosome 26, rLepKem1.hap2, whole genome shotgun sequence genome:
- the LOC140903530 gene encoding interleukin-36 receptor antagonist protein-like translates to MEPVSESVVDPDMEELFRLFLDEAAEGEGGDGTSSTEIMNFPAPGFRPTPGFRPSKQPLHYWIRDTSQKAFYLRDNRLVAANLQGENASQEEKVSVVPNRGLERKRCPLILGIKGGRQGLSCGTAKQPRLQLEDVHLTELFDKHEEAKRFTFFKTYNGSTHRFEAAAYPGWFLCTSAQANEPIGLTARLGEAAITDFYFKRK, encoded by the exons ATGGAGCCGGTTTCGGAGTCGGTCGTGGACCCCGACATGGAGGAGCTGTTCAGACTTTTCTTGGATGAAG CTGCCGAGGGCGAGGGCGGGGATGGGACGTCCAGCACAGAGATTATGAATTTTCCCGCCCCTGGCTTCCGGCCCACCCCTGGCTTCCGGCCGTCCAAACAGCCGCTCCACTACTGGATCCGCGACACCAGCCAGAAGGCCTTCTACCTGCGGGACAATAGGCTGGTGGCCGCGAACCTGCAGGGTGAAAATGCCAGCCAGGAAG AGAAGGTCAGCGTGGTCCCCAACAGGGGGCTGGAGCGCAAGAGGTGTCCCCTGATCCTGGGCATCAAAGGCGGCAGGCAGGGCCTGTCGTGTGGAACAGCCAAGCAGCCCCGGCTGCAGCTGGAG GACGTGCACCTCACCGAGCTCTTTGACAAGCATGAGGAGGCCAAGCGCTTCACCTTCTTCAAGACCTACAACGGCAGCACGCACCGCTTCGAGGCGGCTGCCTACCCAGGCTGGTTCCTCTGCACCTCAGCCCAGGCCAACGAGCCCATCGGCCTCACCGCCCGCCTGGGGGAAGCTGCTATCACCGACTTCTATTTCAAGCGCAAATAG